The Triplophysa rosa linkage group LG15, Trosa_1v2, whole genome shotgun sequence genome has a segment encoding these proteins:
- the lrp11 gene encoding low-density lipoprotein receptor-related protein 11 isoform X1 translates to MFLSALICSVLLCVTSATRSSPTTDLTSKTSKGVEELLEEFRKQLQQDESDSREDDEDGDVCVSGFAVAEERIIRASASIEQGAAFLSAPPRVFSWRDCVHACCSHPRCTDAIIQEDLKQPDDGLRCYLFNCTYRGRNVCSFSFQPGFSTYSRANSTRPIEPVRSSAVTDTAARRPSHGSEELQGLDEPPRTEAGQDLVVQLPTDWAVLDGRDSTDDYGIAHYQWTLVKGDPSVRMKVTHPGLLKLGGLREGMYTFQITVTDTAGQKSSDNVSVSVLAPAPNAEVCTGHCSRYQFTCDDGCCIDIGYACDGKQHCPDRSDENFCQNFDSGHKSSPRLGPDLQTETAAQQPSTKIQTPDIPYKPEQHYATSNQDPCSLPPVVGPCKGVFPRWYYDTVTGQCLHFQYGGCKGNHNNFLQKSDCVNECIQKPSVTREQATATPSPGMKTYTSAVVTVKEEKHPSPLLVRQNSLPVSKVHHIIEGHPPPESGAILPLALGLIISILLLLMVICRLWLVRHRLKKALPLTTEESDYLINGMYL, encoded by the exons CTTCTCTGTGTGACGAGCGCGACTCGGTCCTCTCCTACAACCGATCTCACGTCCAAGACATCCAAGGGCGTGGAGGAGCTGCTGGAGGAGTTCCGCAAGCAGCTCCAGCAGGATGAGTCGGACTCCAGAGAGGACGACGAGGACGGAGACGTCTGCGTGAGCGGCTTCGCGGTGGCGGAGGAGCGCATCATCCGGGCGAGCGCGTCCATCGAGCAGGGCGCCGCGTTCCTATCCGCGCCGCCGCGGGTGTTCAGCTGGAGGGACTGCGTGCACGCCTGCTGCTCGCACCCGCGCTGCACGGACGCCATCATTCAGGAGGACCTGAAGCAGCCGGACGACGGCTTACGCTGCTATTTGTTTAACTGCACGTACAGGGGCAGGAACGTGTGCTCGTTCTCCTTTCAGCCCGGATTCAGCACCTACAGCCGGGCGAACAGCACCAGACCCATCGAGCCCGTGCGGAGCTCCGCGGTCACCGACACCGCAGCCCGGAGACCATCGCACGGGTCAGAAGAGCTGCAGG GTTTGGATGAGCCGCCCCGCACAGAGGCCGGACAGGATCTTGTGGTTCAGCTCCCGACAGACTGGGCCGTGCTGGACGGCAGAGACAGCACTGATGATTACGGCATCGCACACTACCAATGGACTCTTGTCAAGGGAGATCCCTCTGTTCGCATGAAG GTGACTCACCCGGGTCTGCTGAAACTCGGTGGTCTCAGAGAGGGAATGTACACCTTCCAGATAACTGTGACAGACACAGCTGGACAGAAGAGCTCTGATAATGTGTCCGTCAGCGTCCTCGCGCCAGCGCCAAATGCAGAAG tgtGCACAGGTCACTGTTCTCGCTATCAGTTCACGTGTGACGACGGCTGTTGTATTGACATTGGTTACGCCTGTGATGGGAAGCAGCATTGCCCTGATCGATCAGATGAAAACTTCTGCCAAAACT ttgACAGCGGTCATAAATCCAGCCCTAGACTTGGACCAGACCTACAAACTGAAACAGCAGCACAACAACCATCCACAAAAATACAAACCCCTGATATCCCCTATAAACCTGAACAACATTATGCCACCAGTAACCAAG atccCTGTTCATTGCCTCCAGTGGTCGGCCCGTGTAAAGGTGTTTTTCCACGCTGGTATTATGATACTGTGACAGGACAGTGTCTGCACTTTCAGTACGGCGGCTGCAAGGGAAACCACAACAACTTCCTGCAGAAATCTGACTGTGTCAATGAGTGCATTCAGAAACCAT CAGTAACAAGAGAGCAGGCGACCGCGACTCCATCACCTGGCatgaaaacatacacat CAGCCGTTGTGACAGTCAAGGAGGAGAAACATCCGTCTCCTTTACTGGTGCGTCAGAATTCACTTCCTGTATCTAAAGTACATCACATAATAGAAGGACACCCGCCTCCCGAGTCAG gtGCCATTCTTCCTCTGGCTTTGGGTCTGATCATCAGCATTCTGCTGTTATTGATGGTGATCTGCAGACTCTGGCTTGTGCGCCATAGACTGAAGAAAGCTTTGCCTCTCACCACAGAAGAGTCTGATTATCTTATCAATGGCATGTATTTATAG
- the lrp11 gene encoding low-density lipoprotein receptor-related protein 11 isoform X2, with protein sequence MFLSALICSVLLCVTSATRSSPTTDLTSKTSKGVEELLEEFRKQLQQDESDSREDDEDGDVCVSGFAVAEERIIRASASIEQGAAFLSAPPRVFSWRDCVHACCSHPRCTDAIIQEDLKQPDDGLRCYLFNCTYRGRNVCSFSFQPGFSTYSRANSTRPIEPVRSSAVTDTAARRPSHGSEELQGLDEPPRTEAGQDLVVQLPTDWAVLDGRDSTDDYGIAHYQWTLVKGDPSVRMKVTHPGLLKLGGLREGMYTFQITVTDTAGQKSSDNVSVSVLAPAPNAEVCTGHCSRYQFTCDDGCCIDIGYACDGKQHCPDRSDENFCQNFDSGHKSSPRLGPDLQTETAAQQPSTKIQTPDIPYKPEQHYATSNQDPCSLPPVVGPCKGVFPRWYYDTVTGQCLHFQYGGCKGNHNNFLQKSDCVNECIQKPSVTREQATATPSPGMKTYTSVVTVKEEKHPSPLLVRQNSLPVSKVHHIIEGHPPPESGAILPLALGLIISILLLLMVICRLWLVRHRLKKALPLTTEESDYLINGMYL encoded by the exons CTTCTCTGTGTGACGAGCGCGACTCGGTCCTCTCCTACAACCGATCTCACGTCCAAGACATCCAAGGGCGTGGAGGAGCTGCTGGAGGAGTTCCGCAAGCAGCTCCAGCAGGATGAGTCGGACTCCAGAGAGGACGACGAGGACGGAGACGTCTGCGTGAGCGGCTTCGCGGTGGCGGAGGAGCGCATCATCCGGGCGAGCGCGTCCATCGAGCAGGGCGCCGCGTTCCTATCCGCGCCGCCGCGGGTGTTCAGCTGGAGGGACTGCGTGCACGCCTGCTGCTCGCACCCGCGCTGCACGGACGCCATCATTCAGGAGGACCTGAAGCAGCCGGACGACGGCTTACGCTGCTATTTGTTTAACTGCACGTACAGGGGCAGGAACGTGTGCTCGTTCTCCTTTCAGCCCGGATTCAGCACCTACAGCCGGGCGAACAGCACCAGACCCATCGAGCCCGTGCGGAGCTCCGCGGTCACCGACACCGCAGCCCGGAGACCATCGCACGGGTCAGAAGAGCTGCAGG GTTTGGATGAGCCGCCCCGCACAGAGGCCGGACAGGATCTTGTGGTTCAGCTCCCGACAGACTGGGCCGTGCTGGACGGCAGAGACAGCACTGATGATTACGGCATCGCACACTACCAATGGACTCTTGTCAAGGGAGATCCCTCTGTTCGCATGAAG GTGACTCACCCGGGTCTGCTGAAACTCGGTGGTCTCAGAGAGGGAATGTACACCTTCCAGATAACTGTGACAGACACAGCTGGACAGAAGAGCTCTGATAATGTGTCCGTCAGCGTCCTCGCGCCAGCGCCAAATGCAGAAG tgtGCACAGGTCACTGTTCTCGCTATCAGTTCACGTGTGACGACGGCTGTTGTATTGACATTGGTTACGCCTGTGATGGGAAGCAGCATTGCCCTGATCGATCAGATGAAAACTTCTGCCAAAACT ttgACAGCGGTCATAAATCCAGCCCTAGACTTGGACCAGACCTACAAACTGAAACAGCAGCACAACAACCATCCACAAAAATACAAACCCCTGATATCCCCTATAAACCTGAACAACATTATGCCACCAGTAACCAAG atccCTGTTCATTGCCTCCAGTGGTCGGCCCGTGTAAAGGTGTTTTTCCACGCTGGTATTATGATACTGTGACAGGACAGTGTCTGCACTTTCAGTACGGCGGCTGCAAGGGAAACCACAACAACTTCCTGCAGAAATCTGACTGTGTCAATGAGTGCATTCAGAAACCAT CAGTAACAAGAGAGCAGGCGACCGCGACTCCATCACCTGGCatgaaaacatacacat CCGTTGTGACAGTCAAGGAGGAGAAACATCCGTCTCCTTTACTGGTGCGTCAGAATTCACTTCCTGTATCTAAAGTACATCACATAATAGAAGGACACCCGCCTCCCGAGTCAG gtGCCATTCTTCCTCTGGCTTTGGGTCTGATCATCAGCATTCTGCTGTTATTGATGGTGATCTGCAGACTCTGGCTTGTGCGCCATAGACTGAAGAAAGCTTTGCCTCTCACCACAGAAGAGTCTGATTATCTTATCAATGGCATGTATTTATAG
- the nup43 gene encoding nucleoporin Nup43 — MENINAKYISQKISKTRWRPVSAASLQQPEVFATGSWDNENNRVTIWSLGDHGGSHMDGEFEEDPQLLCESKHDGDVMDLKFLDQDRLVSASSCGAVTIFKLKSDCQALSVAHVWERAHLYSCDKAPCTAVVCRSPEIVSVGEDGRIILYKADQTEVLRVIENADSSTIHGVTFLRTTEVLTVNSIGQLKMWDFRQQSDSPAQILSLTGDRLPLHCVDKHPNQQHIVATGGQDGMLGIWDVRQGNTPLSLTEAHSAEIWEVHFHPSNPNHLFTCSEDGSLLHWETTSASDMSSLLQRGWNNRVMSHSSVQPTGGDESLVSTWLTGDSSKSRLEATHMLPSQTMAVNSLDVLEQCLVCGTDGEAVYMHTQIPV, encoded by the exons ATGGAGAACATTAACGCCAAATACATATCACAGAAGATCAGTAAGACCCGATGGCGGCCTGTTTCTGCGGCTTCACTGCAGCAGCCGGAGGTGTTCGCCACAGGATCATGGGACAACGAG AATAACAGAGTGACGATCTGGTCCCTGGGGGATCATGGAGGGTCACACATGGACGGAGAGTTTGAGGAAGATCCTCAGTTACTGTGCGAGTCCAAACATGATGGGGATGTGATGGATCTGAAG TTTCTAGATCAGGACAGGCTTGTTTCTGCATCATCATGTGGGGCCGTGACCATCTTTAAACTTAAGTCTGACTGTCAG GCTCTGTCAGTGGCTCACGTGTGGGAGAGAGCTCATCTGTACTCGTGTGATAAAGCACCCTGCACTGCTGTAGTGTGCCGGAGCCCTGAAATTGTGTCAGTGGGCGAGGACGGGCGAATTATTCTCTACAAAGCAGATCAGACTGAAGTTCTCCGTGTTATTG AGAATGCAGACAGCAGTACGATTCACGGCGTGACGTTTCTGAGGACGACAGAAGTTCTCACAGTAAATTCAATCGGTCAGCTGAAGATGTGGGACTTCAGACAGCAGAGCGACAGTCCTGCACAGATTCTTTCTCT CACTGGAGACAGACTCCCTCTTCACTGTGTGGATAAACACCCAAACCAACAGCACATCGTGGCCACAGGAGGACAGGACGGGATGTTGGGTATCTGGGACGTCAGACAGGGCAACACGCCCTTGTCTCTCACAGAGGCTCATTCAGCAGAAA taTGGGAGGTTCATTTTCATCCGTCGAACCCCAATCACTTATTCACCTGCTCGGAGGACGGATCTCTGCTGCACTGGGAGACGACATCAGCCTCCGACATGAGCTCACTGCTGCAGA GGGGTTGGAACAACAGGGTGATGTCACACAGCAGCGTCCAGCCGACGGGCGGGGACGAGTCTCTGGTCAGCACTTGGCTCACTGGAGACTCCAGTAAAAGTCGACTGGAGGCGACTCACATGCTGCCCAGTCAGACCATGGCTGTTAACAGTCTGGATGTGCTGGAGCAGTGTTTAGTGTGCGGCACAGATGGAGAGGCCGtctacatgcacacacaaatccCTGTCTGA